A genomic region of Mesorhizobium sp. NZP2077 contains the following coding sequences:
- a CDS encoding low specificity L-threonine aldolase gives MNESKQTRPRDFTSDNIAGVSPEVIAAITACASGQALPYGNDELTHTVEHQLAEVFEHAVDVFLVSTGSAANALALAAITPPWGSILSHADAHINRDECGAPEFYTAGAKLVQLPGEAGKIDIDALAANATRMVGDIHSVQPSSVSITQATEMGSVYALDEIKAIGHICRSANLPLHMDGARFANALVTLRCSPAEMTWKAGVDLVSFGATKNGTFGVDAVVSFRRDLASTIAFRQKRAGQLSSKMRFMAAQMDGYLRDGVWLGNATHANAMASALAQGLALVPGVKIQQRPEANILFCRLPMSLIRGLLDMGFRFYHDRWEPGIVRFVTSFATTGADVSDLIGAATSLCAPVGSARVPAGAE, from the coding sequence ATGAACGAAAGCAAGCAGACCCGCCCCCGCGACTTCACCAGCGACAACATCGCCGGCGTCTCCCCCGAGGTGATCGCAGCCATCACCGCGTGCGCGTCGGGTCAGGCGCTTCCCTACGGCAACGATGAGCTGACGCATACCGTCGAGCACCAGCTCGCCGAGGTGTTCGAGCATGCGGTCGACGTGTTCCTCGTTTCGACGGGGTCGGCGGCAAACGCGCTGGCGCTCGCGGCGATTACGCCGCCATGGGGCAGCATCCTCTCGCACGCCGACGCACACATCAACCGCGACGAGTGCGGCGCACCGGAGTTCTACACCGCCGGTGCGAAGTTGGTGCAGCTTCCAGGCGAGGCTGGCAAAATCGACATCGACGCCTTGGCGGCCAATGCAACGCGCATGGTGGGCGATATCCACTCGGTCCAGCCCTCCAGCGTCAGCATCACGCAGGCGACCGAGATGGGATCGGTCTACGCGCTCGACGAGATCAAGGCGATCGGACATATCTGCCGGTCAGCGAACCTGCCGCTCCACATGGACGGTGCTCGCTTCGCCAACGCCCTCGTCACTCTGCGCTGCTCGCCGGCCGAGATGACGTGGAAGGCCGGCGTCGACCTTGTGTCATTTGGCGCCACCAAGAATGGAACGTTTGGGGTCGATGCAGTCGTCTCGTTCCGCAGAGATCTCGCGAGCACGATCGCCTTTCGCCAAAAGCGGGCCGGCCAGTTGAGTTCGAAGATGCGCTTCATGGCGGCGCAAATGGACGGTTATCTGAGGGACGGTGTCTGGCTTGGCAACGCGACCCATGCCAATGCGATGGCATCGGCGCTCGCGCAGGGGTTGGCCCTGGTGCCAGGCGTGAAAATCCAGCAGCGTCCCGAGGCCAACATCCTGTTCTGCAGACTTCCCATGTCCCTGATCCGGGGGCTGCTCGACATGGGATTCCGCTTCTACCATGACCGCTGGGAGCCCGGAATCGTGAGGTTCGTCACCTCATTCGCGACGACCGGGGCCGACGTGTCCGACTTGATCGGCGCGGCAACCAGCCTCTGCGCACCGGTCGGCTCGGCTCGTGTTCCGGCTGGCGCCGAATGA
- a CDS encoding DUF4403 family protein — translation MTARTRPDTKLRVAHFAAAARRFVPVLLILVGVSGCEKNLFQAPIHGGTADVPPAPVSDSVLTLVAQIPYETLVQAAQSKIPQSVPVQGDGQIGCVGIPHINPGHVGHHTECRWIGVRVCAEVPDITAPSLGTTNQCADFHWHADIARDGPLVVAQAGNGVHVEQPLFVSGQAGVGGDLAKLLSLSGKNFEARLVPGVDLQFDMNDKWCPVLSGTPTGRWVSSASVEVVGKNCLGFDFGNLGHPQVCAGPINLGLADVLNGQINDHRAKIQDAIAKALPCDALRSKVEAQWHAIAIKIDRPDNTPVYLNIVPTAASFSGMVGEAQGMKMTVRVAAKTSLAAEPVATQSLSLPPLGKTAADRSQADITVQAAAPYGLLLDELSKNLKGRDFQQQTPAGAIDVKVEDVDLYPSAGFVVVGLKVQAKLPGEFLNTTGWVYLSGLPRAEKTGTAISINELHFATVLDNAFWKAAQSLFETQILADLEAHSKVDLNKQINDASDEILKAVHNTNVPGLKISADTPSIELLDITVGPENLIASARLKMNFDMALSTDLVGQ, via the coding sequence ATGACAGCGCGTACCAGACCGGACACGAAGTTGCGTGTCGCTCACTTTGCTGCCGCCGCTCGTCGGTTCGTTCCGGTCCTTCTCATTTTGGTTGGCGTTTCGGGCTGCGAAAAAAATCTCTTCCAGGCGCCAATCCATGGTGGCACTGCCGATGTGCCGCCGGCACCCGTGTCGGACAGCGTTCTCACGCTGGTGGCGCAAATCCCGTATGAGACGCTAGTGCAAGCAGCCCAATCGAAGATACCGCAATCCGTTCCAGTGCAAGGAGATGGTCAAATCGGATGTGTCGGTATTCCTCATATTAATCCCGGACACGTGGGACATCATACTGAGTGCCGTTGGATCGGTGTCCGTGTTTGCGCTGAGGTGCCGGATATTACCGCTCCGAGCCTTGGCACTACGAACCAATGCGCCGACTTTCATTGGCATGCTGACATCGCAAGAGATGGCCCTCTTGTTGTGGCCCAGGCGGGCAATGGCGTTCACGTCGAACAGCCGCTGTTTGTCAGCGGTCAGGCCGGCGTAGGTGGCGACCTTGCCAAACTGCTTTCGCTTTCCGGAAAGAACTTCGAAGCTCGGCTGGTCCCCGGCGTCGATCTGCAGTTCGACATGAACGATAAGTGGTGCCCCGTGCTCTCGGGAACCCCGACCGGCAGATGGGTGAGCAGTGCTTCGGTGGAAGTCGTGGGCAAAAACTGTCTCGGCTTTGATTTTGGAAACCTGGGGCACCCCCAAGTCTGCGCAGGGCCAATCAATCTGGGACTGGCTGACGTGTTGAACGGCCAGATCAATGACCACCGCGCCAAGATACAGGATGCCATCGCCAAAGCTCTGCCTTGTGATGCGCTTCGGTCAAAAGTTGAGGCCCAATGGCACGCCATTGCGATCAAGATCGACCGCCCGGACAACACGCCTGTCTATCTCAACATCGTCCCCACGGCGGCGAGCTTTTCGGGCATGGTCGGTGAAGCGCAAGGCATGAAGATGACCGTGCGTGTCGCAGCAAAGACCAGTCTTGCCGCAGAGCCAGTTGCCACACAGTCGCTGTCTCTGCCGCCATTGGGCAAAACAGCAGCCGATCGAAGTCAAGCCGATATCACCGTGCAAGCAGCTGCTCCCTACGGATTGCTATTGGACGAGCTGTCAAAGAACCTTAAGGGTCGCGATTTCCAGCAGCAGACACCGGCCGGCGCCATCGATGTGAAGGTCGAGGATGTTGACCTCTATCCGAGCGCTGGCTTCGTCGTGGTGGGCTTGAAGGTACAGGCAAAGCTGCCGGGCGAGTTCCTGAATACGACCGGCTGGGTTTACCTCTCAGGGCTACCCCGCGCCGAGAAAACTGGCACAGCGATCTCGATCAATGAATTGCATTTCGCGACCGTCCTGGACAACGCCTTCTGGAAGGCTGCACAATCCCTGTTCGAAACCCAGATCCTGGCAGATTTAGAGGCTCATTCGAAAGTCGATCTCAACAAGCAGATCAACGACGCGTCCGATGAGATCTTGAAGGCCGTTCACAATACCAACGTTCCGGGGTTGAAGATTTCCGCTGACACTCCGTCGATTGAACTTCTGGATATCACTGTCGGGCCGGAAAATCTGATTGCCAGTGCCCGCCTCAAAATGAATTTCGATATGGCGCTATCAACTGACTTGGTAGGTCAGTAG
- a CDS encoding AraC family transcriptional regulator yields MADTAVECDEKARGRSEPPGRPPRNRAVMKHTDVLGGLDYLAADYHRQDFSKHVHNEYLIGLIERGVHDVWCRGETWHAGSGSIATFAPGEPHFGGAGDDLGWSQKIFYMPECLIRQVLDDSGQIGPGTIDFKSPFQENVAVAHGLTALWRLLEHEHSSALEIEEHLIRFLRQVFAQVCKSRLAERKLVPPRFRAVRDFIHAHFDEVLQLAALAALAGCSKATLIDGFKAHFGLPPTRYLIQVRIDEARRLLRRGQQVAEVAVAVGFADQSHLTRHFKAVLGVTPARYLSV; encoded by the coding sequence GTGGCCGATACCGCCGTAGAATGCGACGAAAAGGCGCGCGGCCGTTCTGAACCTCCGGGGCGGCCGCCGCGCAATCGTGCGGTGATGAAGCATACCGACGTCCTTGGCGGGCTCGATTACCTGGCGGCGGATTATCACCGGCAGGACTTCTCCAAGCACGTCCACAATGAGTATCTGATCGGCCTGATCGAGCGGGGCGTCCATGATGTCTGGTGCCGGGGCGAGACTTGGCATGCAGGTAGCGGCTCCATCGCGACCTTCGCTCCCGGCGAACCGCATTTCGGGGGTGCTGGTGACGATCTTGGCTGGAGCCAGAAGATCTTCTACATGCCCGAATGCCTTATCCGACAAGTCCTTGACGACAGCGGCCAAATTGGGCCCGGAACGATCGACTTCAAGAGCCCGTTCCAGGAGAATGTCGCAGTTGCGCACGGCCTCACCGCGCTTTGGCGCCTGCTAGAACATGAGCACAGCTCGGCACTGGAGATCGAGGAGCATCTTATTCGCTTCCTGCGCCAGGTTTTCGCGCAAGTCTGCAAGTCGCGGCTTGCTGAGCGAAAATTGGTGCCACCGAGGTTCCGCGCAGTGCGTGACTTCATCCATGCCCACTTTGACGAAGTCCTGCAGCTCGCCGCTCTCGCCGCCCTCGCCGGATGCTCCAAGGCTACATTGATCGATGGCTTCAAGGCGCATTTCGGGTTGCCCCCCACCCGCTACCTGATCCAGGTCCGCATCGACGAGGCGCGACGGCTGCTGAGGCGAGGTCAGCAGGTCGCCGAGGTCGCCGTCGCGGTCGGGTTCGCGGACCAGAGCCACCTGACCCGGCACTTCAAGGCCGTGTTGGGGGTGACGCCGGCGCGTTATCTCTCGGTTTGA
- a CDS encoding excalibur calcium-binding domain-containing protein, with protein MDKSRYKNHSRQGRKGNGVGRSRAWRRASVPLGLVFLTVAAAAALATQSAMQHTDRIPDIGVSNWFGSKPEPIAGVASVIDGDTIEVHGQRIRFNGIDAPESKQYCSDAKGFDYPCGRRSADALDAFLAASRPVHCTFVTWDRYHRFVGDCQRADGVSVASWMVEHGQALDWPRFSHGAYSAQQAKAEAAKLGLWVGTFQAPWEWRALHAGDARPSSQPLGIISRSQVAQSFSCQPRRTCSQISSCDEAQWYLNNCPWGGKLDRDGDGIACETLC; from the coding sequence TTGGACAAATCTCGCTACAAAAATCACTCGCGTCAGGGGCGCAAGGGCAATGGCGTGGGTCGATCACGCGCCTGGCGTCGCGCAAGCGTGCCGTTGGGCCTGGTCTTTCTGACAGTGGCTGCCGCTGCCGCCCTAGCCACGCAATCAGCCATGCAGCACACCGACCGAATACCAGACATTGGCGTTTCGAACTGGTTCGGGTCGAAGCCGGAGCCGATCGCTGGCGTCGCGTCCGTTATCGATGGGGACACGATCGAAGTCCATGGCCAGCGGATCCGCTTTAACGGCATCGACGCGCCGGAGAGCAAGCAGTACTGCAGCGACGCCAAGGGATTCGACTATCCCTGCGGGCGCCGCTCAGCCGACGCACTGGACGCATTTCTAGCGGCCTCCAGGCCGGTGCACTGCACCTTCGTAACTTGGGACCGATATCACCGGTTTGTCGGTGATTGCCAGCGCGCGGATGGCGTCAGCGTCGCCTCCTGGATGGTCGAGCACGGCCAGGCTCTGGATTGGCCCCGCTTCAGCCACGGGGCGTATTCAGCGCAGCAGGCGAAGGCGGAGGCCGCGAAACTCGGTCTTTGGGTCGGAACGTTTCAGGCACCCTGGGAATGGCGGGCTTTGCACGCCGGCGATGCGAGGCCGTCGAGCCAGCCGCTTGGCATCATCAGCCGCTCACAGGTAGCGCAAAGCTTTTCATGCCAACCGCGGCGGACATGCTCGCAAATCAGCTCTTGCGACGAAGCCCAATGGTATCTCAATAACTGTCCATGGGGTGGCAAGCTGGATCGCGATGGCGACGGAATTGCTTGCGAGACACTCTGTTGA
- a CDS encoding GNAT family N-acetyltransferase has protein sequence MPSISTRRANATDAGTVVRFIHALLDELTGGKAPAPDDVRQSAEIMLADAGVVAVIASADDEPVGIMVLNECTAIYAGGKFGYISELYVRPEKRSKGIAPHLLEVASREGRARGWKRLELAAPRQPKWKRTLDFYLRNGFEELGPRLCRII, from the coding sequence ATGCCTTCCATATCTACGCGCCGCGCCAACGCAACGGACGCAGGGACGGTCGTCCGTTTTATTCACGCGCTACTCGATGAACTCACTGGCGGGAAAGCGCCCGCGCCCGACGACGTCAGACAAAGCGCGGAGATAATGCTTGCCGACGCTGGCGTGGTCGCAGTGATCGCAAGTGCAGATGACGAGCCGGTCGGCATCATGGTGCTGAATGAATGCACGGCGATCTATGCAGGAGGCAAGTTCGGCTATATTTCGGAGCTGTATGTTCGACCCGAAAAGCGCTCCAAAGGGATTGCCCCTCATCTGCTTGAGGTCGCCTCGCGGGAAGGCCGTGCGCGTGGTTGGAAGCGACTTGAGCTTGCAGCGCCCAGGCAACCAAAATGGAAGCGCACGCTCGATTTCTATCTGCGCAACGGGTTCGAGGAACTCGGCCCTCGGCTCTGTCGGATTATCTAG
- a CDS encoding helix-turn-helix transcriptional regulator — protein MNAQELLDKIKELPNKPVDVPTPPAIELVAMVVRWGRHLKQWKATTLADFAHVSLSTVERVERAEKVSDEALDRIAQALGHAPGAFTTPRLPIGPDKAAEHLVEAYGHLEPVAVSPMKTHKAIRDAAKCDAYLIHRPGVPDTHDDHIANLGEWLDLASFILSDIVEEPLSSGRGRRQLYNDILAAVSELERRGLTVLSGVMAAPQPGMPDWKVAIVSVTPRLTDPGAPRRRHVMVDRRTVAVTPGWLTDD, from the coding sequence ATGAATGCCCAGGAACTTCTCGACAAGATTAAGGAATTGCCTAACAAGCCGGTCGATGTGCCCACGCCGCCGGCGATCGAGCTCGTCGCCATGGTGGTGCGCTGGGGTCGCCATCTCAAGCAGTGGAAAGCCACCACGCTCGCCGACTTCGCGCATGTCTCGCTGTCGACGGTCGAGCGCGTCGAACGCGCGGAGAAGGTGAGCGACGAGGCGCTCGACCGCATCGCCCAAGCGCTCGGCCACGCGCCGGGCGCGTTCACCACGCCGCGGCTGCCGATCGGTCCGGACAAGGCGGCCGAACACCTCGTCGAGGCGTATGGCCATCTCGAACCGGTGGCGGTGTCGCCGATGAAGACGCACAAGGCCATCCGCGATGCCGCGAAGTGCGACGCCTATCTCATCCACCGTCCCGGCGTGCCCGACACCCATGACGACCACATCGCTAATCTCGGCGAATGGCTCGACCTCGCCTCGTTCATCCTCTCCGACATCGTCGAGGAGCCATTGTCGTCGGGGCGAGGGCGGCGCCAGCTCTACAATGACATTCTTGCCGCGGTGTCCGAGCTGGAGCGCCGCGGGCTGACGGTCCTGTCCGGTGTCATGGCCGCGCCTCAGCCGGGCATGCCGGACTGGAAGGTCGCCATTGTCTCGGTGACGCCGCGCCTCACCGATCCCGGCGCGCCGAGGCGACGTCACGTCATGGTCGACCGCCGGACGGTCGCCGTGACGCCGGGCTGGCTCACCGACGATTAG
- a CDS encoding omptin family outer membrane protease: MKLHAKVFGGAAALLAAWPAMASDAVASEPAPYNPNFSFVGGVGVIDIQANELVYQAPGSGSKLSHLIWENTSAVISAEMTARSEAGWTAKLSGQIAFSGDSYMEDYDWNPSFSTNDGWNDWSNRSRHSDTDLDYFYSATVALGHDFQFSDQLLINVNGGFKYTSVKWTAYGGSYVYSVAGFRDSVGDFPGDAKAISYQQKLPVAFAGIDATYVQDRWNFGFALKGGTTFSAGDTDHHWMRDLRFEDDFELAPVLMVGGSVGYQYNERTSFFVSGSYEKVFTARGDYNTYDIATGAETGGEDDWIGGDFAAATVMVGIKTSF; this comes from the coding sequence ATGAAATTGCACGCGAAAGTCTTTGGTGGAGCGGCAGCGTTGCTCGCTGCCTGGCCGGCGATGGCCAGCGACGCGGTGGCGAGCGAACCGGCGCCCTACAATCCCAATTTCTCTTTCGTTGGCGGCGTCGGCGTCATCGACATCCAGGCCAACGAGCTGGTCTATCAGGCTCCCGGCAGCGGCTCGAAGCTGAGCCACCTTATCTGGGAAAACACCTCTGCGGTCATTTCAGCCGAGATGACGGCGCGCAGCGAGGCCGGCTGGACCGCCAAGCTTTCCGGCCAGATCGCCTTCAGCGGCGACAGCTACATGGAAGACTATGACTGGAACCCGTCATTCTCGACCAATGATGGCTGGAACGACTGGAGCAACCGTTCGCGCCATTCCGACACCGATCTTGATTACTTCTATTCGGCAACCGTCGCGCTCGGCCACGATTTCCAGTTCAGCGACCAGCTGCTGATCAACGTCAACGGTGGTTTCAAGTACACCTCGGTCAAGTGGACTGCCTATGGCGGCTCCTATGTCTACAGCGTTGCCGGCTTCCGGGATTCGGTTGGCGACTTCCCAGGAGACGCAAAGGCCATCAGCTACCAGCAGAAATTGCCGGTCGCCTTCGCCGGCATCGATGCGACCTATGTCCAGGATCGCTGGAACTTCGGCTTTGCGCTGAAGGGCGGCACGACCTTCTCGGCCGGCGATACCGATCATCACTGGATGCGTGACCTGCGCTTCGAGGATGATTTCGAATTGGCGCCGGTTCTGATGGTCGGCGGCAGCGTCGGCTACCAGTACAACGAGCGGACCAGCTTCTTCGTCTCCGGTTCCTACGAAAAGGTGTTCACCGCTCGCGGCGACTACAACACCTATGACATTGCGACCGGCGCAGAGACTGGCGGCGAAGACGACTGGATCGGCGGCGATTTTGCCGCGGCGACGGTGATGGTCGGCATCAAGACCTCGTTCTGA
- a CDS encoding Shedu immune nuclease family protein → MISFEVGSKGVTLEYEPHFGGNAWVTRELKAAGKVTLSRVFFFRSSDLVAETAHGAAHDDEADEDDRPLYRFRFATTKNGYHRIPGRILGIDNDVLIVAEGIALDRKVFVAERNISIFRRIAKLKPGSEIVVGGDRVDSIAVEAFGELLERFPNSIEVDRYAAARVETILGEFFDGATSARDHYESYLNRRNAGARGRALRRDELLRAEIDKFVYLRETLSSWLARAASYSEKEWQKMVVGVILLLFPKYVAVLENVRIADFYSRPDKRKNRYVDLCVVDANGNIDVIEIKKPFDDILLSRGIYRGNSVPTKELSDTIMQAEKYLFHLSKWGVEGERELSKRYGSALPAGLQIRVTNPKALLLLGRDRRTDGTGGLTENQSFDLEVIKRKYVNMMDIVTYDDLLRRLDRIIVSLTERAGSAGLGQRADKRGTERRD, encoded by the coding sequence ATGATTTCGTTTGAGGTCGGCAGCAAGGGCGTGACGCTCGAATACGAACCGCACTTCGGTGGCAATGCCTGGGTGACGCGGGAGCTCAAGGCGGCGGGCAAGGTGACGCTGAGCCGGGTCTTCTTCTTCCGCAGTTCCGACCTCGTGGCGGAGACGGCGCACGGTGCCGCGCACGACGACGAGGCGGACGAGGACGATCGACCGCTCTATCGGTTTCGGTTCGCGACCACAAAAAACGGATATCACCGCATTCCTGGGCGGATCCTGGGGATCGACAACGATGTGCTGATCGTCGCGGAGGGGATCGCGCTGGACCGGAAGGTCTTTGTCGCCGAGCGCAATATCAGCATCTTTCGGCGCATTGCAAAGCTGAAGCCCGGCAGCGAAATCGTCGTTGGCGGCGACCGGGTCGACAGCATCGCCGTCGAGGCCTTCGGCGAGCTGCTCGAGAGGTTCCCGAACAGCATCGAGGTCGACCGCTATGCCGCGGCGCGCGTGGAGACCATCCTCGGCGAATTCTTCGACGGCGCGACCAGCGCGCGCGATCACTACGAAAGCTACCTGAATCGCCGGAACGCCGGTGCGCGCGGCCGGGCCTTGCGACGGGATGAGCTGCTTCGTGCCGAGATCGACAAGTTCGTCTATCTGCGCGAGACCCTCTCCTCCTGGCTCGCCAGGGCGGCAAGCTACTCCGAGAAGGAGTGGCAGAAGATGGTCGTCGGCGTCATCCTACTGCTGTTCCCGAAATATGTGGCGGTGTTGGAGAATGTTCGGATCGCCGACTTCTATTCGAGGCCGGACAAGCGAAAGAACCGATACGTCGACCTTTGCGTGGTCGACGCCAACGGCAACATCGACGTCATCGAGATCAAGAAGCCTTTTGACGACATTCTGCTGAGCAGAGGAATTTATCGTGGCAACAGCGTTCCGACCAAGGAGCTGTCAGACACCATCATGCAGGCCGAGAAATACCTGTTCCACCTCTCCAAATGGGGCGTTGAGGGGGAGCGCGAACTGTCGAAGCGATACGGGTCAGCACTTCCCGCCGGCCTCCAGATCCGGGTGACCAATCCCAAGGCGCTGCTTCTGCTCGGCCGCGATCGCCGAACGGACGGCACTGGCGGGCTCACCGAGAACCAATCGTTCGACCTGGAGGTGATCAAGCGGAAATATGTGAATATGATGGACATCGTCACCTACGACGATCTGCTCCGCCGCCTCGACAGAATCATCGTCTCGCTGACGGAGCGCGCGGGCTCGGCCGGATTGGGGCAACGCGCTGACAAGCGGGGCACAGAACGGCGGGATTGA
- a CDS encoding DNA/RNA non-specific endonuclease, translated as MVATNLFDERRRAVMIAAAKRWKAQPPTPATTQVTPSEQARYDARRSSFDQASELKAQGRLPVFVERKMGPTLDWYTLPPDDAARAAGRPVARIVANVDPKVDPVGFATGFMVSPNVLLTNWHVFPDPGSVRGTGANFLHDETASGVARGIIFEFDPDALFFSAEDLDFALVAVKPKAITGELLSSVNFLAINGSRSKILPGMPIRMIEYPDGGPKRYAMENCRLLELREDGFLRYETDTEEGSSGSACYSEMWEVVGLHHASIPKMRGNTILNKDGSAWSPGQPDDGIDWIANEGVRISALVKAFGGLVPTTPASKHLLDELLANTTDPTDEVAKLATPRAPEALSPVLPDPSKIFANTKGNVMGGVTMNFSGPVTIFVGSGVPASQLPQATAAVAADEALEKALRFDPNYDDREGYNPDFLENDITVPLPRISQERDQEMYKENGQIVVLKYHHFSLAMNASRRMQMWSAVNVDYDASKRTSSGRAFFGQDRWVVDPRIPQKYQLGDPDIYAPAKQIDRGHIVRREDNAWGDTPTEIEFANSDTFHFSNCTPQHAAFNRSQPGKQWPGVQGLWGGFENHIQRDLQSGDTRACIIAGPILNPNDPSEDFGTGPVQYPLVFWKVVAVTTRDTNGRRSLRTYGFRLSQKDVVDRFGVEFAPGEYARYQVALSAISDEAGVIFDDVLLRADTHAGA; from the coding sequence ATGGTTGCGACTAATTTGTTCGACGAGCGCCGCCGCGCGGTAATGATTGCGGCTGCAAAACGATGGAAAGCGCAGCCGCCGACGCCTGCGACGACGCAAGTGACGCCATCGGAACAGGCGCGCTACGACGCTCGCCGTTCGAGCTTTGATCAGGCGAGCGAACTGAAGGCACAAGGCCGTCTTCCGGTGTTCGTCGAGCGGAAGATGGGGCCTACCCTTGACTGGTACACCTTGCCGCCAGACGATGCTGCCCGAGCCGCTGGCCGGCCGGTCGCCCGCATCGTGGCCAACGTCGATCCGAAGGTCGACCCGGTCGGGTTTGCGACCGGGTTCATGGTTTCACCTAACGTTCTTCTGACAAACTGGCATGTGTTTCCGGATCCCGGCTCGGTACGAGGAACCGGCGCAAATTTTCTTCATGATGAGACGGCATCAGGTGTCGCCCGCGGCATCATTTTCGAGTTTGATCCGGACGCCCTTTTCTTCTCGGCGGAGGATCTCGATTTCGCGCTCGTCGCGGTGAAGCCGAAGGCAATCACCGGCGAGCTTCTCTCCTCTGTCAACTTCCTGGCGATCAATGGATCGCGGTCAAAGATCCTGCCCGGGATGCCTATCCGGATGATCGAATATCCTGATGGCGGGCCAAAACGCTATGCGATGGAGAATTGCCGGCTGCTCGAGCTGCGGGAGGACGGTTTCCTCCGGTACGAGACCGACACCGAGGAAGGATCGTCGGGCTCGGCCTGCTATTCGGAAATGTGGGAGGTCGTCGGTTTGCACCACGCCTCCATTCCAAAAATGCGTGGCAATACTATTCTCAATAAGGACGGTTCGGCATGGTCACCTGGCCAGCCGGATGACGGGATAGACTGGATCGCGAATGAGGGTGTGCGCATAAGTGCGTTGGTAAAGGCCTTCGGCGGGCTTGTACCGACCACGCCCGCCTCGAAGCATCTTTTGGACGAATTGCTGGCCAATACGACCGATCCTACCGATGAGGTCGCGAAGCTAGCGACGCCTCGCGCGCCAGAAGCCCTTAGTCCTGTGTTACCTGATCCCTCCAAAATTTTCGCAAACACGAAAGGAAACGTGATGGGCGGCGTTACCATGAATTTTTCCGGACCAGTGACGATTTTCGTTGGTAGCGGTGTGCCGGCATCACAGCTTCCACAGGCGACGGCCGCGGTCGCGGCAGACGAGGCGCTCGAGAAAGCACTGCGCTTCGACCCCAATTACGACGATCGAGAAGGCTACAACCCTGACTTTCTCGAAAACGATATCACCGTGCCGCTGCCTCGCATTTCGCAGGAGCGGGACCAGGAGATGTATAAGGAGAATGGCCAGATCGTCGTGCTCAAGTACCATCACTTCAGCCTGGCGATGAACGCTTCCCGGCGCATGCAGATGTGGTCGGCGGTGAATGTCGATTACGATGCATCGAAAAGGACCTCCAGCGGCCGCGCCTTCTTCGGTCAAGATCGTTGGGTGGTTGACCCGCGAATTCCCCAGAAATACCAGTTGGGCGATCCCGACATCTACGCGCCCGCCAAACAGATCGACCGGGGTCATATCGTGCGTAGGGAAGACAATGCCTGGGGTGATACGCCGACGGAAATCGAGTTTGCCAATTCCGACACGTTTCACTTCTCAAATTGCACGCCGCAGCACGCGGCCTTCAACCGCTCCCAACCGGGAAAGCAATGGCCGGGAGTTCAAGGCTTGTGGGGCGGTTTCGAAAACCACATTCAACGCGACTTGCAATCAGGTGACACGCGCGCCTGCATCATAGCGGGTCCGATCTTGAACCCGAACGATCCATCCGAAGATTTCGGGACCGGCCCGGTGCAGTATCCTCTTGTCTTTTGGAAAGTGGTTGCGGTCACGACGCGCGATACCAATGGGCGCCGGTCGCTACGCACCTACGGCTTCAGGCTTTCCCAAAAGGATGTCGTCGACCGGTTCGGAGTGGAATTCGCGCCCGGCGAGTATGCACGCTATCAAGTCGCCCTGTCAGCCATAAGCGATGAGGCCGGCGTTATTTTTGACGATGTTCTCTTGCGCGCCGATACCCACGCCGGCGCGTAA
- a CDS encoding transposase yields the protein MVADKPFLPGAAKTGRRVVTDLREVLNAIRYMARSDGGWRMLPKDFPPISVAVETPYGHAHELRQLAGTFPGLTAKQQAPIKALNAEYAKTRSRVRACQRTAGRC from the coding sequence ATGGTCGCGGATAAACCGTTCCTGCCGGGCGCGGCCAAGACCGGGCGGCGCGTGGTGACGGACCTGCGCGAGGTCTTGAACGCGATCCGCTACATGGCCCGATCAGATGGCGGCTGGCGCATGCTGCCAAAGGATTTCCCGCCCATATCGGTCGCGGTCGAGACGCCTTACGGACATGCCCACGAACTGCGCCAACTGGCTGGAACGTTCCCCGGCCTGACGGCGAAGCAGCAGGCGCCGATCAAAGCGCTGAACGCAGAATACGCCAAAACTCGAAGCCGAGTACGAGCATGCCAACGAACTGCCGGCCGATGTTGA